The following coding sequences lie in one Rissa tridactyla isolate bRisTri1 chromosome Z, bRisTri1.patW.cur.20221130, whole genome shotgun sequence genomic window:
- the LOC128903046 gene encoding uncharacterized protein LOC128903046 translates to MALRGVALAFLLVLAPQLPAGIQKDPGPRNQGEAKEAETCQRPQWDPRLRLTPDRENYKKNEEVMLSCPKDFQPSFTHIKCSGEVQSISHGKSVYREAWRGRDSSGAWIRIQSNVECLDVLQVVSESLEISSTSIKLNWTCRLPDACEHIRARCRLEAHSSPPCESEEVKGEEMLHGQEGTLTCPPLQPYTVYSVTISLAPSTMLYTRLLTTKETVPDKPKKLWLDPNTGSLSWEPLPSCKGKIIGYQLNITARRAQDGSFLEFKQVMVNQSVTQYTPPRQAPGSKYTVTVQGLTVAGAGSASLLEFQTYVSVAGQHLGLWPGMVVPVVVVVLVLVALSAGILWFVLSRRRKALPSKAEEDHYTELQPYENLDIYCVVKDTLLTGENADQEQPKA, encoded by the exons ATGGCCCTGCGAGGGGTGGCTCTGGCCTTTCTCCTGGTCCTTGCCCCTCAGCTGCCTGCAGGGATACAGAAGGACCCTGGCCCCAGGAACCAGGGGGAAGCCAAGGAAGCAG AAACGTGCCAAAGACCCCAGTGGGATCCAAGACTCCGGCTGACACCAGACCGGGAGAATTACAAGAAGAATGAAGAAGTGATGCTGAGCTGCCCTAAGGATTTCCAGCCATCCTTCACTCATATCAAATGTTCAGGCGAAGTCCAGTCCATCAGTCATGGGAAATCAGTATACAGGGAAGCCTGGCGTGGAAGGGACAGCAGCGGTGCCTGGATCCGCATTCAGTCCAACGTGGAGTGCCTTG ATGTCCTCCAGGTTGTCTCTGAATCCTTGGAGATTTCCAGCACCAGCATCAAACTGAACTGGACCTGCAGGCTCCCCGATGCCTGTGAGCATATTCGGGCCAGGTGCCGTCTGGAAGcacattcctcccctccctgtgaGTCTGAGGAGGTGAAGGGAGAGGAGAtgctccacggccaggagggaACACTCACCTGTCCCCCTCTGCAGCCCTACACTGTCTACAGTGTCACCATCTCCCTGGCCCCCAGCACGATGCTGTACACACGGCTCCTCACAACAAAGGAAACAG TGCCGGACAAACCGAAGAAACTGTGGCTGGATCCCAACACAGGGTCCCTCTCATGGGAGCCACTGCCTTCATGCAAAGGGAAGATCATCGGATACCAG CTGAACATCACGGCGAGGAGAGCGCAGGATGGCAGCTTCCTTGAATTCAAGCAGGTGATGGTGAACCAGTCTGTCACTCAGTACACGCCGCCTCGTCAGGCACCTGGCAGCAAATACACGGTGACAGTGCAGGGCCTCACGGTGGCTGGTGCTGGGTCTGCGTCACTCCTGGAATTTCAGACCTACGTCTCAG TTGCAGGGCAGCATCTGGGCTTGTGGCCAGGGATGGTGGtgccggtggtggtggtggtgttggtgctGGTCGCCCTGTCTGCAGGGATCCTGTGGTTTGTGCTGTCCAG GAGAAGGAAGGCCTTGCCCAGCAAAGCTGAGGAGGACCATTACACAG AGCTCCAGCCCTATGAGAATTTGGATATTTACTGTGTGGTCAAGGACACTCTTCTGACAGGAGAAAATGCAG ATCAGGAGCAGCCCAAGGCCTGA